tattttCATACCCATAATgattaataacattaacaTCCTTACTATTGTcatgtttaatttttttgaaattacaaaatgtttaaaaactgttaaaaatttgaaaattattttattgatgCACggttttatttaaaatcgCATAAATTTATGGCAAACCTTGCTACTAGAGGATACTATATCACAGGAATAAACAATGTTAATGTACGTCTATATCCTCAGGTTCTTGGTATTTACAAGATACATGAACACAACCTTTGTAATGCACTGAGGGACTTTGGGCTGATTATTAAGTCTGACAGgttagttatttttacacatttataattaGTCGGCGCTCTCTTCTCAACTACAATTATGatttcttaaaatttttacaagTCATGAGACCAAGCGAAGTCTGTATGATAGCTCACGGTTACTCTTTGCTTAAACTAGACGATAGAAATTGGTGGAACTCATTCACGTCGATTTCATCTCAGGTATACCTTTGCTGATAATAATCTTTAGCTACTTTATGACATTGACGGAAAGGAAATTGCAGGTCTTCTCTACAGTTTAACAAGGGTAATGATTATAGAAATCAATAGTTTTAGGTGTATTCAcagaaaaataatttaattgaaCGATTAATTGACGAGTCCAAGTCATGGATAAACCTTGCGACTCCAACCTCACTATCTCTTTTAGGTATATTCGCCcttttacattaattaaatgataaataattgtataatgtATGTACAGTTAAGGTTGCGACTCATTTCAATTGTGGTCCTGAGATAATGAAGATGCTTAATCTGAGATCACTACAGCTAATCGATGACCTGAAGATTGTAGATATTGTGTTTTTCCGTAcgtttttatttttaataccTTACAGTCACATCCAACGTTGAATCAAAAACACATGATATTAATTTCTTTCGTCAAATGTGTTTAAGAATCATCGAGATAATTGACGAAGTTGACTTACATCACTTGAGAGCTATAGGTACatttataattagtatacaatatattaatctgttacattaataataattagcTGCTTCAATAAGCATGGGTGGATTTAAGTCCCATATAATGTTCAATGTTTTGACAATTAGATTATCGCAAATCGCTTCCAGgtttgtaaataaatgaaataaattttatttcataGTAAAAATCTTACCGAGAGTGATGTCATATCGATACTTTTGGCATTCACTACTCAGAAGTTTCTTGCCCACAATGACCTCAGCATTGACTCTAAAACGTATAAAAGATTTCTTAAAGAAAATCCAACTTCAAGTAATGACATCTTCACGTTCCCTTTACCTGAATTTGGACATGTAATGTCTGAATCGGTTTATAGAAATAAGGACCGAATCACTTCAAACGGTTTGCCAATTGTTTTTAGAGCAATTTCTATACTTAAGATACCCATAGATGAAGatttttttaatcatttacTTGCCAGAACTTGCAATCATATAGAGCAAGATTTATACAAGGGATTGAAACTTTCTAATCTTGTAGTGGTACTTTTAGCCATGAATTAACGATTTTCAGACCTTTGTGAAGTTCAACAGGGACAATTCTGCCTTTTGGAAGGCCATTTATGGAACCTTAACTAGACAGTATTTGTTACCtatttgtgtaaaataatttaggaATGATTTGCAGTTAACTGGAGATTTAGTTTCTAAGATGATAAACACAATTTCAACCATCGAACCAGGGAGTTTATCTGACTCTAAATACCTGGATATGGTCAGAACTACTCTTATAAAGgtatgtttaaattttttatatttcttAGAATTGTGAAAATTATGCTTCTTCCATGAGTGCTAGGTCTCTTTTGGCCTTAAATAGACATTTCTCACTCACTAAACAAACTGAAATTCTCTGCTCTGACGAGTTCATAGACGCCATCATAAATAAGGTAtccattaattttaccacATTTTCATTAGATGGATGATTTTTCATTGTCAGATTTGACTAAAATCCTTAAAAGTTATACTAATCTAAACAAatctaatattaataaagaGAAAATTGACATCATGGCTACTAAAGCTGAGGAGAGGATTAATATGGAAAACTACCCGAAAGGCTCTAACAATTTGGAATTAACCAACCTgattcaaaatttaaagtcTGGAACGATCAATACCACTTAAATGcagtgtaaatattaatttattaaattaaacgAATCATAACacattatactatactttacattaataaatgttaGAGATTATTTAATGAATCATCAAGAAATGGGTGACAAAAAATCTGTTTCAGGTAATTTTGGTCCCATCCTTTGTGGAATATAGTCTCATCTCCCCAACGGCCGTTACCTTTTACAGCTTCACAGCAGAGATTAAGTGACTTTGAGGAGTATTTAGGTAATGTTTTAAGTCGATATGGCGATTTCGATGTGGATAATCTTTTAAACCATGATAAAGCGTTCATTTGACTGCTGAAGGTAGGCTTCCACAGACcctatataaataaatatatgaaaTATTTGGTACCTGAATTGATCTATTTGTGGTCCAAACTCCAGATTGTCCATGTTTCAGGTATTCCATTCTTCCAGAAGAGTTACGGTGGAACTGCATAACCTCGTCAATCTGTCTTGCTTCGAGGTCCTTCAAGCTTATCTCATATTTTGACCCATCTCTATAACTGGACCAGATTATTATCAGAAACATACCTAAAAGTTGCTAATGGAAGTTCATATTGTTCGTGGTTTACCGAAATATCGATTTGAGGATTCTTGACTTGAAACACATGTAGAAGATTCCTCAAATAATATCTTAAACCTCGACTACTATGCCCAGTCTCACTATACCTCAGAACAATACTCTTAAGTTGCCAAATCCCATTTGTTGACATacttttataatataaaaattaatgtaaaaatatcTCATAATAGATTAAAATCAagatatttaaaaaaaacaaaatttaaaaaactaatattacaaaaaaataattatgaacgaatataacaaaaaatgtgaataaaaaatattaaaaaaatgtacgttgataaaataatctagaaaaatatgaatttgaagaatgtatataatgtgtaataaaatagttaaaaaaattacttaaaatacacattaatatataaacgTATGTAGTTGGTGGTATATTGAAACAACCAATATATTAGACCAAAGTATCcacaataaatatatttatatttaccaattttaaggattaaatgtgtatttaaacgatacattatttttttatttcccCATCTATAGCTCAGAATCGTACCCCATCATTATAGAACAAGATTCTTAAGATATCGTTCATTTAATTTCCTCCCGTTATACGGTCTCGATTTATTTTAAGCAAAAATTGGATccttaaattaaaatcataaTCATTGCTGATTGTTGGAGACAACAAACACCACAATATCTCAAATATCGTAAtccaatttttaaaatggaCAGAGCAGACGTTcaggtaatttttttattcatataacaattatttgCATAGGTTCATAAAGCCTTCCAAAAACAGGCGAACGTGAGCATTAAGAAGCTCCAGAAGCTTGGAAATAAGGCTAGATACTGGAAAGATGTCGGTATGGGTTTTGTAACCCCAAAGGAGGCGAAAGAGGGCCACTACGTAGATAAGAAGTGTCCATTTACCGGAAACGTCTCCATCAGGGGAAGAGTTTTAAAGGGTATGGTCATCTCTCACAAGATGAAGAACACCTTGGTCATGAGGGTCAATTACCTACAATACGTTCCAAAGTACAATAGGTTTGAGAAGAGGCACAAGAACGTTCCTTGCCACGTTTCACCCTGTTTTACTGTATCTGCTGGTGATATCGTAACTGTTGGCCAATGCAGACCACTATCAAAGACCGTCAGGTTTAATGTTCTAAAGGTCGAGAAAAATGAAATCTTCGGCAATCCTCGCAAGCAGTTTAGACTCTTCTAATTCCTTCCTCtaatatagttatattcgatatatatagtatttttaatatcacattatatatttggCGGCCTGAACCCTTTGCCGTATCTATAGAAGTATTAGGATTCTAGAAACTAACGTGTTTTTGCTCCAAATTTCAGACAAAATTCCTTTTTGTACCTTCCCTGACAGAGTAAGGTCCCTAGCGACACAGTTGTACTGAGAAGGTGTAAATTCTCCATGAACCTCAGAGAGCCTGATTCCCATTAGATTGGGAAGTAGGACATCCGAGTTTATTTCCTTATGCTTCCTCTAAAATACGATTAAAGTTGTGAAAAGTACCAATAATCTTGAAACTCTGAGGAAGTCACACGGCTCAAACTTATTCAAGAGTCGCCTTGAATAGAGGCATAAAAGCTTAAAACTTTCTTCATTCAACTTAGATTTAGAGGATAAAATCTCAAACAGCCTAGGATAGTCATATTCTGAGCTCTGGTCTTGAACTGAGTTCTTcaatacattattttgaATAGAATTCATCAACTCAAGTGTTGATAAACCAGCGTTAGTGACAAAGATTGCCAAGTCAGTCAactaaaaatgttaaaattttgttactgcttattatatattaactgGTGAAGaaattttagtaaatttaacttacAGATTTATTATCCAAATCATTGACatatgataataaatgGTTCAGGATGTATTCGAATTTCTATGAAAACATTGAATAGTAAATGAAAATACACTTTTATGAATATTCAAACCCCTCGGGAGCATTGATGAAATGTCCTTCATGATTGATGCGATACTATAAATAAGGTGTTTGACAAAACTAACTGTATTGGAGGAAAGTTATATGGCGTAGAATAAACCTTATCCAAAAcctaaacaatattaaatgttaaatctATGTGTTAGTAAATAAACGTAATATAATCAATTACTTGTTCAAGTAGTTGATAAtcgttaattttaagtttattgTACACTGAAATGGCTCTTGATATAAGAGTTGGGTCAACTATTTCTAAATCGAATTGTCTGAGTGTTTAAGATAATACCATGTGCGTTGAGGTAATCAATCAGAACATTTGTTAGGGTTTCAAAGTAATTTAAGTCCTTGTATTTTGAAATGGCGAAAGACTCGGCTGAAATTATGcattaaaaattgaacCATCATAATATGATTAAGTTTAACTGGTAATACCCAAATCAATTAGTTGCTCAAGGTTAGGTGCTTTGTGTGATGttttaaagtaaaatagtaaatgACTACAGTTGTTTTGCCGTTCTTTTGAATGAGAAGTGTCATAATTTAATCTTCTGAGGAACTCAAGTGATACAGAATTAAAAAGCCTGAAATTATAAACCATACAGTTTGCAAAGccctaaaaattatgaataaaagataaaaataccCTTGCTACGGACGAAATTGAAGCGTTTTCTGCGATATCAATAAGAGAGATGAACCGAGTAGCCAGCAAAgaaaacaaatatttattaaaaatccTGCAGGATGAAAATGCACTTGATATTCTCCCAAGCTGAAATGGTGAATAATATTCCATTCGTTCTATCAGATGATATGTAACCTTCTCAATAGCATCCACACACTTTAAATTCCCCAAATATAAACAAACCGTGGGTAAATCTGAGAATTAATGACTAATATACTctttgtaaataaatacctGTAAAGTATCTTGATCTTTTAATAACCTTCTTTACTATAAGCTTGAATCTCCAGTCTGATATATctacattttttatctcaCTTAAACGTTTTAAAGCCAGAACATAGTGATAAAGCTTCTTCCTCTTATGCCTACACGTCAAACATATGTGtaaagaatttaatttttaagaataaaatataattaaaaaatgaaaatataaagaGATAAAAGTTATTGAAACCTGTAATAAATCCATGATTCTAAAAGTTTATTTGAAGTAGTGGCAGCCGCTATCTTTTTAGGTAAATCCCAAAGGTAGGATAAAGAATTTTTGGTGGATTGATAAGAGGCCTTGTAGTTAAAGTGGATAGGTTGAGTGTTCTCAATTGATGCTGGCTTAGTGTATCTTTCAACATATCTGTTCCAGTTTCCCTTTCCAACCCTTTTATGAAATCgatagtgtgtaaaatatctCTAAAGGATGAATGTAAATAAGAAGaaatatatgtaaataaatatgagcattagttattttagtgtgtaatataACCTtggaattaaaaattatactgttaaaattgtaacATGGAATCATTGAAATAATGGGAAATCAAAAAGTTGTGAATTAAAATCatgaaatatattacaaatgacaaaataatatgtgtatacgattataataatataatttcaatataatatatatgtaaTAACGATATTTGGTTATTTGTGTagtgaaataattttttgcctaataacatattatagtaattattattattgtataatgattaaaatttaacagtATAATTGTATTATAGATAATGTCGAATATTTTGGAATTGGATAAAGCAAGGAAGGACGTTGAACTCGAAATGGAAGCTTTAATGAGTTATTTAAACAGTGAAGAGTGTAAATATGTGGGTTTAAATGGTCCCCTAGTTGACGATGACCAGTTTCCCAGAAATGATATAGATATTTATGAGGTCAGAAAAGCAAGAGGAAGAATTATGTGCTTAAAAAACGATTACGAAAAGTTAACTGAAGAGATAGAAAAGCTTCTACATGAACTACACAAACAACATCGAAATAAGgaagtaaataataaaatgaattcATAGTGTTTTGATTCCttgtttaataattaaatttatattttaatatattataattagtGTCACAATGAAAATAACATATgttataatagtattatatataattagtattttataataattatattatgatGTGTTTGAATATGTATCTGATTAATAAATGAGTTCcataaaagtaaaaaaaaACCATGGTTACatattaaatatgataaatttgtggTGATTTAGAAAAACAAGGCTAAGACCATTTCAATAGAGGATCCGAATAAAAAATGGTTTATTGCTAAAGTAAAAATTCATAGATGTGTTGTATCTAATGTACAAAGAGGTCTCTACATTTTTAGCAGTACCCccataatataatttagatacccaattttattttaacatattt
Above is a window of Theileria parva strain Muguga chromosome 2, complete sequence, whole genome shotgun sequence DNA encoding:
- a CDS encoding Mitochondrial ribosomal protein L51 / S25 / CI-B8 domain protein, whose translation is MSTNGIWQLKSIVLRYSETGHSSRGLRYYLRNLLHVFQVKNPQIDISVNHEQYELPLATFSYRDGSKYEISLKDLEARQIDEVMQFHRNSSGRMEYLKHGQSGVWTTNRSIQGLWKPTFSSQMNALSWFKRLSTSKSPYRLKTLPKYSSKSLNLCCEAVKGNGRWGDETIFHKGWDQNYLKQIFCHPFLDDSLNNL
- the rps11 gene encoding 40S ribosomal protein S11 — protein: MDRADVQVHKAFQKQANVSIKKLQKLGNKARYWKDVGMGFVTPKEAKEGHYVDKKCPFTGNVSIRGRVLKGMVISHKMKNTLVMRVNYLQYVPKYNRFEKRHKNVPCHVSPCFTVSAGDIVTVGQCRPLSKTVRFNVLKVEKNEIFGNPRKQFRLF